The Nocardia sp. NBC_01329 sequence ACCGCACTCCAGGGCCGCGGTCAGCTACTCGGAGACCTGCTGGTGAACGCGGACCGCCTGCTGCGCGAGCTCAATCCGAGCCTGCCCGCGCTGCAACACGATTTCCGGTCCACCGCCGCGGTGACGAACCTCTACGCCGATACGGCGCCCGACCTGCTGCGCACCGTCGACAACGTCACGGCCCTGAGTCACACCCTTACGGATAACGAACAGAGCTTCGACGCACTGTTGCTCGATACGATCGGCCTGGCCGATACCACGGGCGCGGTGCTGAACGAGAACGAGCAGAGCCTGGTCACCGCCCTGGACCTGCTACGACCCACGACCGACCTGCTCAATGCGTACAAACCCGCCCTGTACTGCGTCATCCGCGGGCTCGCCAAGGCCATGCCGTTGGCCGACGATCTGTTCGGCGGCCGCAATCCGGGTGCCTCGTTCAACGCGAGCTTCATGTACGGCGCCGAGGCCTACCAGTATCCGAACGATCTGCCGAAGGTGAACGCCACCGGCGGACCGCGCTGCGCGGGGGTGCTGGACCGGGCGCCGGGCAGCCATGCCGACTACGTGGTCACCGATACCTCGGAGGTGAATCCCTTCATCCCGTCCACCCGGATCTA is a genomic window containing:
- a CDS encoding MCE family protein, producing the protein MVLIIALAVVFSLVMFFGGFTPKEPVTIVVPRSGLVMDSAAKVKFRGAEVGRVGKIEPENGEVRLELDMNPDLMRLVPGNAQVDIRSTTVFGAKYVNFVEPAQPAGRLQPGQVLRGDSVTVEFNTLFERLTEVLNMVQPEKLNATLTALGTALQGRGQLLGDLLVNADRLLRELNPSLPALQHDFRSTAAVTNLYADTAPDLLRTVDNVTALSHTLTDNEQSFDALLLDTIGLADTTGAVLNENEQSLVTALDLLRPTTDLLNAYKPALYCVIRGLAKAMPLADDLFGGRNPGASFNASFMYGAEAYQYPNDLPKVNATGGPRCAGVLDRAPGSHADYVVTDTSEVNPFIPSTRIYQNHPTVFEVLFAGMPGMR